The Gemmatimonadota bacterium genome contains the following window.
GTATGCGCACGAGCGCGACATCCCTCTCGAGGGCCTCGACGAGACCAAGCTCTTTTCGAGGGACGAGAACCTCTGGCACGTCTCGCACGAGGGTGGCCCCCTCGAGGACCCGGCATTCGAGCCGGAGGAGTCGATGTTCCTTTGGACTCTGGCGCCGGAGCTGGCACCGGACAAAGCCGAGTACGTCGAGATCGCCTTCGAAGGTGGCGTCCCGGTGTCGGTGAACGGCGAGCCGATGGGCGCGGTCCAGCTGCTCGAGACACTCAACGAAGTCGGCGCACGGCACGGTGTCGGGCGGGCCGATCTGGTCGAGAACCGTCTCGTCGGCATGAAGTCGCGCGGGGTGTACGAGACGCCGGGCGGGACCTTGCTGTATGCGGCCATCAAGGACCTCGAGTCGATCACCCTGGACCGCCGCACCGAAGGCCTCAAGGACGAGATCGCTCAGCGGTGGGCCGACATGCTCTACGAGGGCCGCTGGTGGACGCCGGAGCGTGAAGCGATGCAGGCCATGTCCGACGTTCTGTCGAAGAACGTGACGGGCTCGGTGAAGCTCAAGCTCTTCAAGGGCTCATGCGCAGTGACCTCCAGGAAGAGCCCGGTGTCGCTGTACCGCGAAGACCTCGCGAGCTTTGGCCATGCCGACGCGTACGATCACGCAGACGCGGCCGGCTTCATCCGACTCTTCGGTCTGCCCATTCGTGCCGCCGCGGGCCTGGCGGGCCAGGACGCGACCGGTGAACAGGCCGTCTCCAAGCTGATCGCAGAGGTCGTCGAGGCCGGGGCGCTTTAGCCGGTTCGCGGCCACCCGGCAGGCGTTGTTGAGGGTGCCGGGGCTAGGTATCCTCCTGCGCACCATGAGCGACGCTACCGAAGTCCCGAACGGCGGGCAGACCGAAGCAATCCCCGCTCCCCGAGTCCCCGCTTCCCTGTGGGGGGGGCGCTTCCGGGGCGGGATGGCACGCGAGATGGTCCCGCTCAACCTCAGTTTGCCTGTCGACCAGCGCCTGTGGCGCGAGGACATCCGCGGAAGCAAGGCATGGGCACGCGCGCTAGCTGGGGCCGAAGTCCTGACGGACGCGGAGGTCGAGGCCATCCTTTCCGGTCTGGACGCCGTGGAAGCCCGGATCGCCGAACACGGCCTGGGGGACGCGCAGGAAGAAGATATCCACTCGGTTATCGAGCGCATGCTCGGGGAAGAAGCCGGTGATGTCGCCGGCAAGCTCCACACGGGACGCTCCCGAAACGATCAGTCCTCCACGGGAGTCAGAGCGTACGGCATGACCGCCGCCAAGCGCATCGAAGGCCACTTGAGAGGACTGTGCCGGGCGCTTCATACGCTCGCGGAGAAAGGCATCGACTTGGTGATGCCGGGGTACACTCACCTCCAGCAAGCGCAGCCGATCCGCGCCGCACACTGGGCGCTCGCGCACGTGTTTGCGTTCCTGCGCGACATCGAGAGAGTGCAGCGCGCTGGGCACGCCGCGGCCGTATTGCCGCTGGGCTCGGGTGCACTCGCCGGCTGCCCGTTTCCTGTGGACCGTGAAGCGCTGCGAATGGAGCTCGGCTTCGATCGCGTGAGCGAGAACTCCATCGATGCCGTCGGGGATCGGGACTGGATCTGTGACCTGTTGTACGCGGGCGCGATGATCGGAGTCCACCTTTCGCGCCTCTCCGAGGACCTAGTGCTCTTTTCGAGCGTAGAGTTCGGTTTTGTCCGGCTGTCAGACGGCTACAGCACTGGCTCGAGTCTCATGCCCCAGAAGCGGAATCCCGACGTCGCGGAGCTCGCGCGGGGGAAGTCGGCCCGCCTCGCAGGCAACCTGACGACGATGATCACGCTGCTGAAGGGCCTTCCGATGGGATACAACCGGGATCTGCAGGAGGACAAGGAGGCGCTCTTCGACACCGTGGATACCCTGGACCTCACGTTGCCTCCGGTCGCAGGCGCCGTGGAGACCACCACGTTTGTTCCGGAGCGCATGCGCGAGGTCATGAGCGCGCAACTCCTTGCCACGGATCTGGCGGACTATCTGGTTCGTCGGGGCGTGCCGTTCCGAACCACGCACGAGATCGTGGGACGTCTGGTCCGCAAATCAGAGGAGTTGCGTGTCTCTCTCTCGGAGCTTCCGCTCGACGCGCTGAAAGCGGAGCACGACGCCTTCGAGGAAGACGTGAGCGATGTCTTCGACTGGCTTCGGTCCACCGACGCACGTGACTCCGACGGTGGCACGTCACTGCGCGCCGTGCGCGATCAGCTCGATGAAGTAACCGCTCGCCTCGCCGAACTCGAAACGCCCTGACACTTCCCACATACATGACCCCGATCCTCGCGACCGTGGCCCGCGTTCTCCTTCTTCTGGCGCTCGGGCTCGCGATCGGTGCGCCCGTTCTACTCGTGGCCCAAAACAGCGCACCGGTTGCGAACGCCACCCGCGTGGAAGAAGCGCCGACGATCGATGGCATATTGGACGACGCCTCGTGGACGGGAGCGAGTCGGCTCGGGGACTTCGTACAGCGTGATCCGTTCGAGGGAGAACCTGTCAGCGAGCGGACCGACGTGCGGGTCATCTACGACGACGAGGCCGTCTATATCGGAGCCTGGCTCTTCGATCGGGACCCAGATGGCATCGTGTACGGGGAGGCCCGCCGAGATGCCGATCTGAGGGACTCGGACGCGCTGTTGCTGCTCTTCGACACGTATCTGGATCGGCAAAACGGCTTCCTCTTCGCCACGACACCCGCCGGCATCGAGTACGACGGACAGATCACGCGTGAGGGGCAGGGCGGAAGGGGCCGGGGAGGAGGGAACCGGCAACAGACGGGCTCCGGAGCTGGCTTCAACGTCAACTGGGACGGCAGCTGGCAGGTGGCGACGACCCGTGACGGCGAGGGCTGGTACGCCGAGTTCCGCATTCCGTTCTCTACACTTCGCTACGGCTCCGGCGGTGCGCAGAGGTGGGGCTTCAACGTGGCGCGCCGGATCCGGCGCAAGAGCGAAGAAGCCTTCTGGTCGCCGGTGGCACGGCAGTTCAACGTCTTCCGCGTCTCGAGCGCCGGCGTACTCGAGGGGTTCGACGCTCCCGCCCGTAGAACGGCCACGTTCACACCCTACCTGCTCGGTTCCGGGCGCCGAGACTACACGGTCTCCCCAGACCCCCAAGACGACCTCGACGGTGATGTCGGCTTCGACGTCAAGCTCGTAGCCGCTTCGAGCCTCACGCTCGACCTCACATACAACACCGACTTCGCACAAGTCGAGGTGGACGAACGAGAGATCAACCTGACGCGCTTCAGTCTTTTCTTCCCCGAGAAGAGGCCCTTCTTCCTGGAGAACGCTGGCACTTTCGCCGTCGGGACTCCGCAGAGCAACGAGATCTTCTTCAGCCGACGCATCGGGATCGCAGGCGGTCAGGCAGTCCCGATTCTGGGCGGTGGCCGTCTTACGGGCCGCGTGGGCGGCTTCACCGTCGGCTTGCTCGACATCCAGACAAAGTCCGTCGAAGGCACCGCCCCCGCGAACAACTTCGGCGTCGCACGAATCATAAAGGAGCTGCCCAATCGGACCCGGATCGGCGCGGCGTTCGTGAGCCGCTACAACACAGACGACACGGACGACTACAACTTCACGACGGCGCTGGACGGACGGCTCGGTATCGGAGAAGCGCTCACCTTCGATGCGTATGTCGCCGCGAGTACCACACCCGGTATCGAGAATGACCAGACTTCTCTTGCACTGACTGGCTCGTGGACCTCACGCGACTGGGACTTCGGGGCCTCATATCGACGTGTCGGCGAGGGTTTCAACCCGGAGGTCGGTTTCTCGCCGCGGGGTGAGCATCAGTTCCAGAGCGTCCGCGCGTTGCGTCGCATCCGCGTCGACGGCGTGGAGTGGTTCAAGGAGCTCCGGCCCCACTTCTCCTACATGGAGCACTTTTCGCTGGACGGCTTCAGCGAGACGCGCACTTGGCATATCGACTCCCACTTCGAGTTCGCCAACGGAGCGTTCTTCCAGCTTCCAGGCATCAACTTCCGCCGAGAGGGCCTGCGGGAGTCCTTCGAGATCTCCGAGGGCATCTTCATTCCGGCAGGGACGTACGACAACCCCGACTGGGGCTTCCGCTACAACACGAACCAGAGTGCGCCACTCTCCGTGCAAGGCAATATTGACATCGGCGGCTTCTACAACGGCACTCGCTTCGGGACCGGGACGACCGTAACCGCGAGG
Protein-coding sequences here:
- the argH gene encoding argininosuccinate lyase, with amino-acid sequence MWGGRFRGGMAREMVPLNLSLPVDQRLWREDIRGSKAWARALAGAEVLTDAEVEAILSGLDAVEARIAEHGLGDAQEEDIHSVIERMLGEEAGDVAGKLHTGRSRNDQSSTGVRAYGMTAAKRIEGHLRGLCRALHTLAEKGIDLVMPGYTHLQQAQPIRAAHWALAHVFAFLRDIERVQRAGHAAAVLPLGSGALAGCPFPVDREALRMELGFDRVSENSIDAVGDRDWICDLLYAGAMIGVHLSRLSEDLVLFSSVEFGFVRLSDGYSTGSSLMPQKRNPDVAELARGKSARLAGNLTTMITLLKGLPMGYNRDLQEDKEALFDTVDTLDLTLPPVAGAVETTTFVPERMREVMSAQLLATDLADYLVRRGVPFRTTHEIVGRLVRKSEELRVSLSELPLDALKAEHDAFEEDVSDVFDWLRSTDARDSDGGTSLRAVRDQLDEVTARLAELETP
- a CDS encoding argininosuccinate synthase, with protein sequence MKVVLGYSGGLDTSVIVPWLTENYGAEVICMAGDVGQRGGLDGLEAKALATGASGFYGEDLRQPFVEDFVWPTLKMGAVYGRKYLLGTAMARPILGRRQVEIARLVGADALAHGCTGKGNDQVRFELSYAALAPDLKVIAPWREWDLKSREDALAYAHERDIPLEGLDETKLFSRDENLWHVSHEGGPLEDPAFEPEESMFLWTLAPELAPDKAEYVEIAFEGGVPVSVNGEPMGAVQLLETLNEVGARHGVGRADLVENRLVGMKSRGVYETPGGTLLYAAIKDLESITLDRRTEGLKDEIAQRWADMLYEGRWWTPEREAMQAMSDVLSKNVTGSVKLKLFKGSCAVTSRKSPVSLYREDLASFGHADAYDHADAAGFIRLFGLPIRAAAGLAGQDATGEQAVSKLIAEVVEAGAL
- a CDS encoding carbohydrate binding family 9 domain-containing protein; this encodes MTPILATVARVLLLLALGLAIGAPVLLVAQNSAPVANATRVEEAPTIDGILDDASWTGASRLGDFVQRDPFEGEPVSERTDVRVIYDDEAVYIGAWLFDRDPDGIVYGEARRDADLRDSDALLLLFDTYLDRQNGFLFATTPAGIEYDGQITREGQGGRGRGGGNRQQTGSGAGFNVNWDGSWQVATTRDGEGWYAEFRIPFSTLRYGSGGAQRWGFNVARRIRRKSEEAFWSPVARQFNVFRVSSAGVLEGFDAPARRTATFTPYLLGSGRRDYTVSPDPQDDLDGDVGFDVKLVAASSLTLDLTYNTDFAQVEVDEREINLTRFSLFFPEKRPFFLENAGTFAVGTPQSNEIFFSRRIGIAGGQAVPILGGGRLTGRVGGFTVGLLDIQTKSVEGTAPANNFGVARIIKELPNRTRIGAAFVSRYNTDDTDDYNFTTALDGRLGIGEALTFDAYVAASTTPGIENDQTSLALTGSWTSRDWDFGASYRRVGEGFNPEVGFSPRGEHQFQSVRALRRIRVDGVEWFKELRPHFSYMEHFSLDGFSETRTWHIDSHFEFANGAFFQLPGINFRREGLRESFEISEGIFIPAGTYDNPDWGFRYNTNQSAPLSVQGNIDIGGFYNGTRFGTGTTVTARVSDTFVASLRFNWFDVNLDQGDFQTSLISLKAAYAFTPSIYLQSLLQYSDQADSFSGNIRFGWLNTAGTGFFLVYNDLRHTGSFLETGIPRGPLDRSFVVKFTRLLNLGG